Within Stella humosa, the genomic segment GGCACGACATGGTCTCCCGGCCGTACCGTCTCCACGTCAGGGCCGACCTCCACCACCACGCCCGCCCCTTCATGGCCGAGGATGGCCGGCAGGGGCGAGTTGGCATTGATGCCCCAGAAGATCACCGCGTCTGTGTGGCAGACGCCGGTCGCCTTGATCTCGATCAGCACCTCGCCCGATTTCGGCCCCTCGACCTCGACCGTCTCCATCGTCATCGGCTGGTTGGCGCTGTGGCAGACCGCGGCGCGGGACTGGATCATGGCTGCTTCCGGTCGTGTGAGTTCTGGGACGGGCTGGACCCGGCCTCGATCGCGATGCGCGCCTGGCGGACGTCCTTGGGCCGGTTGACGCCGACGACACCCACCAGTTCGCCACCCAGCCGGCAGAGGACACTGAAGGCGCCAGTGGCCGGGTCGCCCTGCAGCTCGGCCTCGGTCGTGGCATTGGTCAGCCCGGCGAACTGCACGGTGGTGTCGTACTGGTCGGTCCAGAAGGTCGGCACCTTCGCCCGCGGCTGCGCGACGCCGAGGATGGTGCGGGCACAGGTCGCCGCCTGCTCCTGGGCGTTGTGCCAGGATTCCAGGCGCCATTCGCGATCGAAGCGGGCGCTGCGATGGCGGGCGACGTCGCCGATGGCATGGATCGACGGCAGGGACGCGCGGCAGCCGGCATCCACGACGATGCCGTCGCGCACCTCCAGCCCGGCCGCGCGCGCGAGCCGGTCATTGGGTGCCGAGCCGATGGCGACGATGGCGAGGTCGGCCGGCAGGGCCTGACCGCTGGTCAGCACGACCGAGCGCAGCCGGCCGTCGCCCACGAAGGCGGCGACGGAAGCATCGCAGCGGAGGTCGACGCCGCGCGCGCGATGCAGGCCCGCCACATGGTCGGCCACCAGCGCCGGCAGCACGCGGGCGAGCGGGCGGGGGGCGGCCTCCAGCACGGTGACGGTGCTGCCGCCCACGCGCAGGGTGGCCGCGACCTCCAGCCCGACCAGGCCGGCGCCGA encodes:
- a CDS encoding NAD(P)/FAD-dependent oxidoreductase; its protein translation is MAGVVVVGAGHAAGALAVALRDGGYADPIALIGDEPHPPYERPPLSKGLLRGTDAFEGALVRPREWYSEAGVALHLGRRAVAVDPAGGTVQLDGGDRLDFTNLVFATGLTPLRLGIPGAGLPGIHVLRTWADCQAIAAAAAPGGRVVVVGAGLVGLEVAATLRVGGSTVTVLEAAPRPLARVLPALVADHVAGLHRARGVDLRCDASVAAFVGDGRLRSVVLTSGQALPADLAIVAIGSAPNDRLARAAGLEVRDGIVVDAGCRASLPSIHAIGDVARHRSARFDREWRLESWHNAQEQAATCARTILGVAQPRAKVPTFWTDQYDTTVQFAGLTNATTEAELQGDPATGAFSVLCRLGGELVGVVGVNRPKDVRQARIAIEAGSSPSQNSHDRKQP